In Cystobacter fuscus DSM 2262, the genomic stretch GAAGAAGTCGCCCACGCGCTGGTCGCCCCACATGAAGTGCAGGCCCAGGCCGAGCGGCCCCTTGGACCGCGAGGGCACCCGGCGCACGCGGGGCGCGATCTGCTCGGCCGGAGCCTCCACCGCGGCGGCCTCGTGCGCGGCCTTCGGCTCCGCGATGGGAGCGGCCACCGGAGCGGCGGCCACGACGGGGGCCGGCGTGGCGGCGCGAGCCGCGGCGATGGCCGTGGTGTCCTCCAGGCGGAGGGTGGTGCCACCGACCTTGATCTCATCGCCGAAGGACAGCGGCACCTTGTTCCCCCGCTTGCCGTTGACGTAGGTGCCCTCGACGCTGCCCATGTCGATGATGGACAGGCCGCCATCGGAGGCGACCTCGATGACGGCGTGGATACGGCTGACCTTCTCGTCGTCCAGGCACAGATGCGCCGAGGCGAGACGGCCAATCTTGATGATGTCGCGCTCGAAGTCTTTCGAGGTGACCAGGGTGTCACCCTTGAAGACCCGGAGTGTCAAAGGCACGGGCATTGCGATTCCTCGGGTAGGCTGGCTGCGGCGATCCCTTGGACAACGCGGAGCGAGGCGGGTTCCCGGCGATTTTCACAATCGACTCCGTCAGGCTCGCCCCGGCAGTGCCAGGCGGCGGATTCGACTCCCGCCGCTTCCAAATCCCGCGTCTCCGTGAGTTCCTCGACATCGGCGGTATGATGGGTCCGGGCACACCTTTTCCGCCTTGGAACCGTGACTTCCGGCACATGTGCTCATGGAAATAGACATATAGACTGGAGGAGGCTCGACGTTTGGCTTTTGAATGAAATATCTAGAAACCGCGACATCTCTCCAACGTCGAGTCTTTTGATTTCCTCTCTTTATTTTGGCGAAGGATTGGGCTACCAGATGGAGGGCCGTCCCTCCATCGCGAAGGTGAACGGCCACAGCCCCTTTGACCGGGAGTCATGCAATGCAAATCAATACAAGAAGATGGATGACCAGACTGCTGGGAGTCTGGCTTGGCGCGGTGATGGGCGCGGGCTGCGGTCAGCCCCCGGTCGAGTCGGGGGATCAAGCGCGGCTTGGCGCTCCGCTGCGAGCCGCGCAGTCAGCCCGTCTCGCGGGGAGCGAAACCCGTTCTCTGGCATTGCGCCCCAATGGCATCGTCTGGGGCACGGACTTCAACTCGAACTCGACGCCGGTGCCGGAGCTGATCGGAGCGGTCGCCGTGGCCGACGGCGAAGCGCATTCGCTGGCGTTGCGTTATGATGGCACCGTGTGGTCCTGGGGCAGCAACGGCTACGGCGCGCTGGGGGATGGCACGCTGATCGACAGCGCGGTGCCGGTGCGGGCACAGGGGTTGGACGGGGTGGTGGCCGTGGCCGCGGGCTCCTTCTATTCGCTGGCGGTGCGTTATGATGGCACCGTGTGGGCCTGGGGCTACAACGCCTACGGTCAGCTGGGAGATGGCACGACGAACGAGCGCTTCGTGCCGGTGCGGGTGCAGGGGTTGGACGGGGTGGTGGCCGTGGCCGCGAACTACAGCCATTCGCTGGCGTTGCGCTCGGACGGCTCCGTGTGGGCCTGGGGCGACAACTCTCGAGGGCAGCTGGGGGATGGCACCACGAGCAGCCGCTCGGTGCCGGTGCCAGTGCCGTGGTTGAACGGCGGGGTGGTGGCCGTGGCCGCGGGCGTCTCGCATTCGCTGGCGGTGCGCTCGGACGGCTCCGCGTGGGCCTGGGGCGCCAATTATCGAGGCCAACTGGGGGATGGGACCACGAGCAGCCGCTCGGTGCCGGGACGGGTGCAGGGGTTGAGCGGGGTGGT encodes the following:
- a CDS encoding RCC1 domain-containing protein, which translates into the protein MTRLLGVWLGAVMGAGCGQPPVESGDQARLGAPLRAAQSARLAGSETRSLALRPNGIVWGTDFNSNSTPVPELIGAVAVADGEAHSLALRYDGTVWSWGSNGYGALGDGTLIDSAVPVRAQGLDGVVAVAAGSFYSLAVRYDGTVWAWGYNAYGQLGDGTTNERFVPVRVQGLDGVVAVAANYSHSLALRSDGSVWAWGDNSRGQLGDGTTSSRSVPVPVPWLNGGVVAVAAGVSHSLAVRSDGSAWAWGANYRGQLGDGTTSSRSVPGRVQGLSGVVAVGAGFNHSLAVSSDGTAWAWGDNSYGQLGVGGATSYSTTALPSSLY
- a CDS encoding FHA domain-containing protein, which produces MPVPLTLRVFKGDTLVTSKDFERDIIKIGRLASAHLCLDDEKVSRIHAVIEVASDGGLSIIDMGSVEGTYVNGKRGNKVPLSFGDEIKVGGTTLRLEDTTAIAAARAATPAPVVAAAPVAAPIAEPKAAHEAAAVEAPAEQIAPRVRRVPSRSKGPLGLGLHFMWGDQRVGDFF